Proteins encoded in a region of the Roseateles sp. SL47 genome:
- the argH gene encoding argininosuccinate lyase produces MSNPSDNQLANKSQAWSALFSEPMSDLVKRYTASVDFDQRLWDADIRGSLAHADMLAAQSIISAEDHAAIQRGMAQIREEIEAGRFEWKLDLEDVHLNIEARLTELVGLAGKRLHTGRSRNDQVATDVRLWLRGEIDTLVGLLTELQKVLVRQAERHADVILPGFTHLQVAQPVSFGHHMLAYVEMFARDAERLLDARKRVNRLPLGAAALAGTSYPLDRERVARTLGMEGVAQNSLDAVSDRDFAIEFSAAAALIMVHISRLSEELILWMSQAFGFIALPDRFCTGSSIMPQKKNPDVPELARGKSGRVVGHLIGLITLMKGQPLAYNKDNQEDKEPLFDTVDTLNDTLRIFADMMDGLTVKPDAMERAALKGYATATDLADYLVKKGLPFRDAHEVVAHAVKTAQAQGVDLSALSLEALRQFDQRIEQDVYEVLSLKGSLNARNVLGGTAPAQVRVQVQRHLARLGA; encoded by the coding sequence ATGTCCAATCCCTCCGACAACCAACTGGCCAACAAATCCCAGGCCTGGTCTGCCCTCTTCTCCGAGCCGATGAGCGACCTGGTGAAGCGCTACACCGCCAGTGTCGACTTCGACCAGCGCCTGTGGGATGCCGACATCCGCGGCAGCCTGGCCCATGCCGACATGCTGGCCGCGCAGTCCATCATCAGCGCCGAGGACCATGCAGCCATCCAGCGCGGCATGGCGCAGATCCGTGAAGAGATCGAAGCCGGCCGCTTCGAATGGAAGCTGGACCTGGAAGACGTGCACCTTAACATCGAGGCCCGCCTGACCGAACTGGTGGGCCTGGCCGGCAAGCGCCTGCACACCGGCCGCAGCCGCAACGACCAGGTCGCCACCGATGTACGCCTGTGGCTGCGCGGTGAGATCGACACCCTGGTGGGCCTGCTCACCGAGCTGCAGAAGGTGCTGGTGCGTCAGGCTGAACGCCATGCGGACGTGATCCTGCCCGGCTTCACCCACTTGCAGGTGGCCCAGCCGGTCAGCTTTGGCCATCACATGCTGGCCTATGTGGAAATGTTTGCCCGCGATGCGGAGCGTCTGCTGGATGCCCGCAAGCGGGTCAACCGGCTGCCGCTGGGTGCCGCAGCCCTGGCCGGCACCAGCTATCCGCTGGACCGCGAACGGGTGGCCCGCACCCTGGGCATGGAAGGCGTGGCGCAGAACAGCCTGGATGCGGTCAGCGACCGGGACTTCGCCATCGAATTCAGCGCCGCTGCGGCACTGATCATGGTGCACATTTCGCGCCTGTCCGAAGAGCTGATCCTGTGGATGAGCCAGGCCTTCGGCTTCATCGCCCTGCCCGACCGCTTCTGCACCGGCTCCAGCATCATGCCGCAGAAGAAGAATCCGGACGTTCCGGAACTGGCCCGCGGCAAGAGCGGCCGTGTGGTGGGTCATCTGATCGGCCTGATCACCTTGATGAAGGGCCAGCCGCTGGCCTACAACAAGGACAACCAGGAAGACAAGGAACCGCTGTTTGACACCGTCGACACGCTGAACGACACCCTGCGCATCTTCGCGGACATGATGGATGGCCTGACTGTCAAACCGGACGCCATGGAACGGGCTGCCCTGAAGGGCTACGCCACCGCCACCGACCTGGCCGACTATCTGGTGAAGAAGGGCCTGCCCTTCCGCGACGCCCATGAGGTGGTGGCCCATGCCGTCAAGACGGCCCAGGCCCAGGGTGTGGATCTGTCCGCACTGAGCCTCGAGGCGTTGCGCCAGTTTGATCAGCGCATTGAGCAGGACGTGTACGAGGTGCTCTCGCTGAAGGGATCACTCAATGCACGCAACGTGCTGGGCGGCACCGCACCGGCGCAGGTACGGGTGCAGGTCCAGCGCCATCTGGCGCGGCTGGGCGCCTGA
- a CDS encoding hemerythrin domain-containing protein: MSTLDWSDNLVLNQPELDHTHEEFVELLNGFGDMLDRGEDALPAFKALLAHTEAHFAMEEGWMAATGFEPDNCHSSQHAMVLNVMREVVRYAEELNDREPMPIVRQELAQWFPGHAEMMDAALVYTMQQRGFDPATGTLQEPALEAAGAGASGCGSTSCGH; encoded by the coding sequence ATGAGCACGCTGGACTGGTCTGACAACCTGGTGCTGAATCAGCCGGAGCTGGATCACACCCATGAGGAATTCGTGGAGCTGCTCAACGGCTTCGGCGACATGCTGGACCGTGGCGAGGACGCCCTGCCCGCCTTCAAGGCGCTGCTGGCGCACACCGAAGCGCATTTCGCGATGGAAGAGGGCTGGATGGCGGCCACCGGTTTCGAGCCGGACAACTGCCACAGCAGCCAGCATGCGATGGTGCTCAACGTGATGCGTGAGGTGGTGCGCTACGCGGAAGAGCTCAACGACCGCGAGCCGATGCCCATCGTGCGCCAGGAGCTGGCGCAATGGTTCCCCGGCCATGCGGAAATGATGGATGCGGCGCTGGTCTACACCATGCAGCAGCGCGGCTTCGACCCGGCCACCGGCACGCTCCAGGAGCCGGCACTGGAAGCTGCGGGGGCTGGCGCCTCCGGCTGTGGCAGCACCAGCTGCGGCCACTGA